A genomic region of Haliotis asinina isolate JCU_RB_2024 chromosome 1, JCU_Hal_asi_v2, whole genome shotgun sequence contains the following coding sequences:
- the LOC137284590 gene encoding uncharacterized protein: MTDNTTRSPAIHFHFRDNFPGDILLQDVYVPDDGAHANTYYCGLQWNSFADGQGYLGIQDHGNGDKSYIYSIWDPKDTTLPASTASYTGLWTKVSYFGTEGKGIHMGNHSLGWAPNYWYTLATRVWQHGGHTRFGFWVHNQASKVWTHLVTFDYPVKDITFHTTTDSFLEDFYGSGRPDRKFHLGHGYKRGTDKTWRPLDTAHLHVNQGYRVKDWENNYNAGVGYGYFFMETGENIHPATGLGTEGDFKITLPPAPLDPAIEFEITEAKPHLVQWKVPESSTPQFRYTVELNGKQLTDEIEPEVRSFPLSVSNPGQEVKVTIEDLLGHVVTKTAKIVD; encoded by the exons ATGACAGATAACACAACCAGGTCTCCGGCCATTCATTTTCACTTCCGTGATAATTTCCCAGGCGATATTCTCTTGCAG GACGTGTATGTCCCTGATGACGGTGCACATGCCAACACCTACTACTGTGGTCTACAGTGGAACAGCTTTGCTGACGGCCAAGGCTACCTAGGGATCCAGGACCATGGCAACGGCGACAAGTCCTACATCTACTCTATCTGGGACCCTAAGGACACCACCCTGCCTGCCAGCACTGCGTCCTACACGGGACTCTGGACTAAGGTGTCTTACTTCGGGACCGAGGGGAAGGGGATCCACATGGGCAACCACTCCCTGGGGTGGGCGCCCAACTACTGGTACACCCTGGCCACCAGAGTCTGGCAacatgggggacacacccgTTTTGGATTTTGGGTCCACAATCAAGCATCGAAG GTGTGGACCCATTTGGTCACCTTCGACTATCCAGTGAAAGACATTACCTTCCACACCACTACTGACAGCTTCCTAGAGGATTTCTATGGAAGTGGAAGACCCGACCGGAAGTTCCATCTCGGCCACGGCTACAAGCGAGGGACAGACAAGACATGGCGCCCACTGGACACTGCCCATCTACACGTCAACCAGGGCTATCGGGTCAAGGATTGGGAAAACAACTACAACGCCGGAGTCGGTTACGGCTACTTTTTCATGGAAACAGGGGAAAACATCCATCCAGCAACCGGACTGGGAACCGAAGGAGATTTCAAGATCACCCTCCCGCCAGCTCCGTTAGATCCCGCTATAGAGTTTGAGATCACGGAGGCGAAGCCGCACCTTGTCCAGTGGAAGGTTCCGGAGTCCTCAACGCCGCAGTTCCGATACACCGTGGAACTGAACGGGAAGCAGCTGACAGACGAGATTGAACCGGAAGTACGGTCTTTTCCACTGAGCGTCAGTAACCCTGGTCaggaggtcaaggtcactatTGAAGATCTCCTTGGTCATGTTGTAACTAAAACTGCCAAGATAGTC
- the LOC137284595 gene encoding uncharacterized protein, producing the protein MTTNRAPAEHLNYGDREQGDIIMIDVQVPKEGSKVDTYYSALNWNGGRDGGGYCGIQDHGPRGRTYIFSMWDPKTTTTEKIIASYQGLWTKNHYFGHEGSGLHSDNTSLGWDPDVWFTLAVRRWDIGKHSHFGFWVQNQASNIWTHLVSFDYPIANVTFMSSTSSFMENYSARSDGSLLRQVHYGHGYKRRLDKTWIPFTQANFSVNQGAQTAHWNHNYNAGTKADYFFLELGQSVHPDPGVGIRHSFKLATAMPPKPTKPAITFNISKATHDVVEWHVPETSTPQFSYTVNVDGKHVASGIDPEKRSINMNQVQGNKVTVTLEDLFGETVSMSKVIS; encoded by the exons ATGACCACAAACCGAGCACCGGCAGAGCATCTGAACTACGGGGACCGCGAACAGGGGGACATCATCATGATCGATGTCCAGGTACCCAAGGAAG GTTCCAAGGTTGACACCTATTACAGTGCCCTGAACTGGAACGGTGGTCGTGATGGAGGGGGATACTGTGGCATCCAGGACCACGGGCCCAGAGGGAGGACCTACATCTTCTCCATGTGGGACCCAAAGACGACAACCACGGAGAAGATCATCGCCTCCTACCAGGGCCTTTGGACCAAAAACCACTACTTTGGCCATGAAGGAAGTGGACTCCATTCCGACAACACCAGTTTAGGGTGGGACCCCGATGTGTGGTTCACACTGGCGGTACGGCGGTGGGACATTGGCAAACACAGTCACTTTGGCTTCTGGGTACAAAACCAGGCTAGCAATATCTGGACCCATCTGGTATCCTTCGACTACCCGATTGCAAATGTCACGTTCATGAGCAGCACTTCTTCCTTCATGGAGAACTACTCTGCTAGAAGTGATGGAAGTCTGCTGAGACAGGTCCACTATGGTCATGGATACAAGCGACGTCTGGACAAGACATGGATCCCTTTTACCCAGGCCAACTTCTCCGTCAACCAGGGAGCCCAGACGGCACACTGGAACCACAACTACAACGCCGGAACTAAGGCTGACTATTTCTTCCTAGAGCTGGGCCAATCCGTCCACCCTGACCCAGGGGTAGGGATCCGCCACAGCTTCAAACTAGCAACCGCCATGCCACCAAAGCCTACCAAGCCGGCAATCACGTTCAACATCAGCAAGGCTACGCATGACGTGGTGGAGTGGCACGTCCCTGAAACGTCAACGCCGCAGTTCAGCTACACCGTCAACGTTGATGGTAAACATGTCGCCTCTGGGATCGACCCGGAGAAGAGGAGTATTAACATGAATCAGGTACAGGGGAACAAGGTCACGGTGACCCTGGAGGATCTTTTTGGCGAGACCGTGTCTATGTCAAAAGTGATAAGTTAA